A single region of the Polyangiaceae bacterium genome encodes:
- a CDS encoding type II toxin-antitoxin system VapC family toxin: MLVDTNVISELMRPRPNAKVQAWAERQESFDLSVVCVEEILFGLRARPSSRLLSWFEEFVDHYCRVLPISAAIARRSAEVRAELRARGKPRTQADMLIAATAFEHGVALVTRNVKDFEGCGIPLLNPFEALGPVRK, from the coding sequence ATGCTTGTCGACACGAACGTCATCAGTGAGCTCATGCGTCCGCGTCCCAACGCGAAGGTGCAGGCCTGGGCGGAGCGTCAGGAGTCATTCGACCTCAGCGTGGTTTGTGTCGAGGAGATCCTCTTCGGTCTCCGCGCGCGGCCAAGCTCGCGACTGCTTTCGTGGTTCGAGGAGTTCGTGGATCACTACTGCCGAGTGCTGCCGATCAGCGCCGCCATCGCTCGGCGTTCCGCCGAGGTCCGGGCCGAGCTTCGGGCCCGCGGCAAACCGCGGACGCAGGCGGACATGCTGATTGCCGCGACGGCATTCGAGCATGGCGTGGCGCTCGTCACCCGCAACGTGAAGGACTTCGAGGGATGCGGGATCCCGCTGCTCAATCCCTTTGAAGCCTTAGGGCCTGTCCGGAAATAG
- a CDS encoding adenine phosphoribosyltransferase, which produces MAYVRKRIREIPDFPQPGVLFRDIMPLLADPKGFHIVLDAIAERFVGEHIDAVVGIESRGFIFGGALAARLNASFVAVRKSGKLPYRTDKVSYSLEYGEAELEMHRDSLKEGAHVLIVDDLLATGGTAHAAAELVDRQGAHVAAFAFVIELESLGGRAVLEPAPVVSILSYP; this is translated from the coding sequence ATGGCCTACGTGCGCAAGCGCATCCGCGAGATCCCGGACTTCCCGCAGCCCGGCGTCTTGTTCCGGGACATCATGCCGCTGCTCGCGGATCCCAAGGGCTTCCACATCGTGCTCGACGCTATCGCGGAGCGCTTTGTCGGCGAGCACATCGACGCCGTGGTGGGCATCGAGTCGCGGGGCTTCATCTTCGGCGGCGCCCTGGCGGCACGCCTGAACGCGAGCTTCGTGGCGGTGCGCAAGAGCGGCAAGCTGCCCTACCGGACCGACAAGGTGAGCTACTCCCTGGAGTACGGCGAGGCGGAGCTCGAGATGCACCGGGATTCCCTGAAGGAAGGCGCCCACGTTCTGATCGTGGACGACCTGTTGGCTACCGGCGGCACGGCCCACGCGGCGGCCGAGCTGGTGGACCGTCAGGGGGCCCACGTGGCGGCCTTCGCCTTCGTGATCGAGCTCGAATCCCTGGGCGGAAGGGCCGTTCTCGAGCCCGCGCCGGTGGTCAGTATCCTCAGCTACCCGTGA
- the genX gene encoding EF-P lysine aminoacylase GenX yields MLDGVGSRLEARSRALSTIRGVFRRGGFVEVDVPLRVRMPGQDLHVDALTAEGGYLATSPEHHMKRLLAGGMPRIYQLAHCFRAEEQGALHEPEFMMLEWYRAFAGQDAIIQDTERVVCAVVKELAGRERVDVAGRRVSVRRPFERMTVRDAFRRFAEEPDAVALAERDEDRFFELLVDRVEPALAERRRPVFLCDYPLSQASLARPSPADPTVAERFELYLAGVELSNGFGELTDAREQRRRFERDRALRKRLGRPSYPLDERFLSALESGMPHAGGNALGVDRLIALSLGERDIARVMPFPAALL; encoded by the coding sequence GTGCTCGACGGCGTGGGCTCACGCCTCGAAGCCCGGAGCCGCGCCCTCTCGACGATTCGCGGCGTTTTCCGCCGCGGCGGCTTCGTCGAGGTGGACGTGCCGCTACGGGTGCGGATGCCCGGCCAAGACTTGCACGTGGACGCGCTCACGGCCGAGGGCGGCTATCTGGCGACTTCGCCCGAGCACCACATGAAGCGCCTGCTCGCGGGCGGCATGCCGCGCATCTACCAGCTGGCCCACTGCTTCCGCGCCGAAGAACAGGGCGCGCTGCACGAGCCCGAGTTCATGATGCTCGAGTGGTATCGCGCCTTTGCGGGACAGGACGCGATCATCCAGGACACCGAGCGCGTGGTGTGCGCCGTGGTGAAGGAGCTCGCGGGCCGAGAGCGCGTGGACGTTGCCGGCCGACGCGTGAGCGTGCGGCGCCCCTTCGAGCGCATGACGGTGCGGGACGCCTTTCGTCGCTTCGCCGAGGAGCCGGACGCAGTGGCCCTCGCCGAGCGCGACGAGGATCGCTTCTTCGAGCTGCTCGTGGACCGCGTGGAGCCGGCCTTGGCGGAGCGCCGCCGCCCGGTCTTCCTGTGCGACTACCCCTTGAGTCAGGCGTCCCTGGCGCGGCCGTCACCGGCGGACCCCACCGTTGCCGAGCGCTTCGAGCTGTACCTCGCGGGCGTGGAGCTCTCGAACGGCTTCGGCGAGCTGACCGACGCGCGGGAGCAGCGGCGGCGCTTCGAGCGGGATCGCGCGCTCCGAAAGCGTCTCGGCCGTCCCAGCTACCCGCTGGACGAACGCTTTTTGTCGGCCCTCGAAAGCGGCATGCCCCACGCCGGGGGCAACGCCCTGGGCGTGGATCGTCTCATCGCCCTGAGCCTGGGCGAGCGCGACATCGCCCGCGTCATGCCCTTCCCCGCCGCGCTGCTTTAG
- the sctS gene encoding type III secretion system export apparatus subunit SctS yields MPTVTHLSALGQEALLLSIAVSLPIVGIAAIAGLLVAIFQAATQVQDITLAHLPRLVVVAVALAIAGPWMGSQIASFAARVFAGG; encoded by the coding sequence ATGCCGACCGTCACGCACCTGTCGGCCCTGGGCCAGGAAGCGCTGCTGTTATCCATCGCGGTGTCCCTGCCCATCGTGGGCATCGCAGCCATTGCCGGTCTCCTGGTCGCCATCTTCCAGGCGGCCACGCAGGTGCAGGACATCACCCTCGCCCACCTCCCGCGCTTGGTCGTGGTGGCCGTGGCGCTCGCCATCGCCGGCCCTTGGATGGGCTCGCAGATCGCCTCCTTCGCCGCGCGCGTGTTCGCCGGCGGCTAA
- the pgsA gene encoding CDP-diacylglycerol--glycerol-3-phosphate 3-phosphatidyltransferase: MARKDRPPASRRWRRIRRRKSVDPATRAARRRSLTQDVWNLPNLLTMGRIVMIPLVLWLLSRGTPGDCAWAAIAYGVAAITDLLDGYLARKMNVVSVFGKFMDPLADKLIVMATLVWMVPMGRIPQWAVVLLLAREISITGLRSIASSEGVVIAAGGGGKSKTALQMIGIVALIVGYPYHLSLGFYDLGVVDLIVVGRWLVYVSLVFSIISAVEYVGLFAEAVEAKDRRGNASADA, translated from the coding sequence ATGGCGCGCAAGGACAGACCTCCGGCTTCGCGACGCTGGCGCCGCATTCGTCGGCGCAAGAGCGTCGATCCCGCGACGCGCGCCGCGCGCCGCCGCTCTCTGACGCAGGACGTGTGGAACCTCCCCAACCTGCTGACGATGGGTCGCATCGTCATGATTCCGCTGGTGCTGTGGCTACTGTCGCGCGGCACTCCGGGAGATTGCGCCTGGGCGGCCATCGCCTATGGCGTGGCGGCCATCACGGATCTGCTCGACGGCTACCTCGCGCGCAAGATGAACGTGGTCAGCGTGTTCGGCAAATTCATGGACCCCCTCGCCGACAAGCTCATCGTGATGGCCACGCTGGTGTGGATGGTGCCCATGGGTCGCATCCCGCAGTGGGCGGTGGTGCTGCTCCTCGCCCGAGAGATCTCCATCACGGGGCTGCGCTCCATCGCCAGCAGCGAGGGCGTGGTGATCGCCGCCGGCGGCGGCGGCAAGAGCAAGACCGCGCTGCAGATGATCGGCATCGTCGCCCTGATCGTCGGCTACCCGTATCACCTGAGTCTGGGCTTCTACGACCTCGGCGTGGTGGATCTGATCGTGGTCGGCCGCTGGCTCGTCTACGTCTCGCTGGTGTTCTCCATCATCAGCGCCGTGGAGTACGTCGGCCTGTTCGCCGAAGCCGTGGAAGCGAAGGATCGCCGGGGCAACGCCTCGGCCGATGCCTGA